GCATTTAATTTTTggagaaattaatcaaaatgaaattaggtaaaacaagaaaaatgtctgCCAATGCggttagaaaaataaacttgatttTGGTTAACTCACTACTTACcccgatatttttttttttgaaccaaaaACCACACTTAATTTTGagaaatttctcagaaaacaaaacattgtgcatcTAAGGTTGAAGAATGTTTACATTTGTACTGTAAGAAAATGACTTTAAGCTTAAGTCGAATATTAAGAGTTGTTTTTCTTAGAAAAGACTGTATGCCAGATTTCCTGGATGTGGTTTCGGAATAAATAAGTCATACTGTACTTCTCagctgaaaatacatttttattcctgGATCAGGCTCAATATGTCTGTCACTCTACCAGTTCATCAAACATTTGCCAAATGTCTGTCTTTGCAGTGTGTCAGACTGGAACGTTCGGCACTAACTGTGCTCAGACCTGCTCGTGTCCCCCCAACCATTCCTGCGACCCTCACActggagactgtgtgtgtgtacctggacCAGGCGAGGACTGCAAACCAGGTATTAAAAGCAGcctaaaaacatttgattttctgTATGTTAAACACTGAAATGTTAATGGCTGTcagtgtgtgtaatgtttttcaGAGCAAGAGCTGAGTATGATGGTGCCCGTGTCTCCGGTGGAGAAGGACTCGTGGGGTGCGATCGCAGGAATTGTGGTGCTGGTGATTCTGGTTGTGCTCCTGTtggctgttttgttgttgtatcgGCGCAGACAGCAGGACAAGCAGAGCAACACACCCGTTGTGTCCTTCTCTTCAACCCGCACCGTCAGTTCAGAGTATGTTGTGCCAGGTATGAGCCACGGGAGTTTTTGATACTTTCAGTAGTGCCTCATTTCATTCGCACAAATTAGATGATATGGAATTGTAATACTGAAAATCTGATGTatttataaacagtattttattttgtatttgcttATTTCTTGTAGATGTTCCACACAGTTACCATCACTATTACTCAAACCCAAGTTACCACACACTGTCTCAGAACAGACCTCCACTGCCACACCTGCCCAACAACCAGGACCGAGCCATCAAGGTGAGTAATACTatggtattatatatatgtataataacatGCTATATACCATGTTCGGAGTAGCATACTAGCATTTCACTCTTACTATATGAATATTGTGCACAGTATGTAAATTGTCATTAGCCAACCTGTACACTATGAATTTTGTTAGCTCTGTCACAAATTGCTTCAAATGTTACTCatatgtaagtcactttggataaaagctaaaAGTTAAAGGTTCAGTGTATCACAGAATGCAGTCTATTTAACTCAACCTTCCATCTCAAATGTAATGAATTCATGAGATAAAAAgtgtacaatttaaaattgaGGTAAAATTCTAATtgatgagattaaaaagtcattagtacaaaaaatatttggtatcactttattttaaggtgtccttgttacacgttacatgtacttactattttaataataattattatgcataattacatgcaagaaaCACTAAGATGAACcataatcctaaccctaaccatacagtaagtacatgtagtttattaatattacacagtacttaaatgtataattacactgttacaatgacaccttaaaataaagggaAACCAAATATTGTTTATGTCATTATTGACttctcataaaaaataaaaaaaatctcataattcataatatatCTCTTCTTAAGACTTGGTATgtcataatttctactttttaatattataattatgaatttgACGTGATCTACCAAAGCATGTGGTGGAAATGCACTTCTACAGAAGTTGACGTCCATAAGAATAGgttatttcttaatttataaaattatttatgcagAACCCTCTAATCAGTTATCTCTGTCAGCAGTAGTGGGCCGTGCAGTATTGATTACAAAAGCAGAATTTTGCACatataacaaacacaactttCTTTTATGTCTCACGCTTTGACAGAACACCAACAACCAGCTGTTCTGCAGACTGAAGAACatggagagggagaggagaggtcTGTTTGTGGCTGACACTAATGCAACTCTTCCTCCAGGCTGGAAACACCAGGAGCCACCTAAAGATCCAGGTAATGGGAAACAGCTTCACCGTTTGACTACactatatttttagtttgttctGTCCAAGTAAATTGAATATGGTCTTACTGTGTTTGCAGGGGCTTTTGGCATCGATCGAAGTTACAGCTATAGTGCCACTCTTGGAAAGCACTACAACAAAGGTAAAAGTCCCCCAGATATTCTTCTTCTATATGTTCTTCTATATATCTTCGTTGTGTCTAACATGCTGTTGTGGTTGCAGAGTTGAAGGATTCATGTGTGGCAGTGAGCAGCAGCTCTCTCAACAGTGAGAACCCATATGCCACCATCAAAGATCTGCCTGGCCTGCCACCTTGTCCTCCGGAGAGCAGCTACATGGAGATGAAGTCTGCAGTGCCTCGTGAAAGATCCTACACTGAAATCAGCCCACCGGTTATGACTCCCTCCACTCTGTCATACAGAGGTAGTTATATTAAAAGGAATTTGGTATTGCTTTGTGATGTTAGAATgttgacagaaaatatattttagtaactAAAATGTCTacaattagtatatatatatatatatatatatatatatatatatatatatatatatatatatatatatatatatataggctatatattacaatattttggaATTCCTTACATATTTTGAAACATACAAAGtataaaaaacttatatatatattatatatatatatatatatatataattatattcaaatattaattaatattaatataaaatatatatgctgTAAACACAgcttttgagaattttttttttaattgaatatatatttttttaaactttcaaatgcCAAAATACATGACAAAATTTACTTCAGAGGGCCAGATGCAAAATGCctttttcatgtatatttttgaCAATACAAATATTGACATATAAAAAAAGACCAAACATATGTTAATATGAAAtacatgattttaaatgtaatttttttttttttgccataagggTACATGACAACATGATGGCTTTGGAGTGTTGTCCAGTACAGCACTTAAAATATCTTTGTTCACTGTATTTCAGAACACTGTTCCCTTGGCAACGCTGTGGAACAGGAACCTCAGAACCATTATGATCTGCCCATCAACAGCCACATTCCGGGGCATTATGATCTGCCCCCAGTGCGGAGACCACCCTCTCCATCGCCACGAAGACTGCCCCACTGATCTCCTTACAGACTTTGTTTCTTCCCAAAAATCACTGACAAACACAGAGTCTGCTTTACAAACTGGATAATGAAATACTGCCCACcacagatgaatggatggatgccaCCAAAACTGCGCaatactgccatctgctggacaaCACTGACAACCATTGACCGTTCATGGAGAAAAAGATCACATTTACTGGCATTTAACCCATTCAGGCCTGTGGATGTTGCCAAGGACTTTGTTATTCATTTTCTTCCGACAGTATTTTTGGGTGGCTAAACAACTGGCATACAAAAATACAACCTTAGAAAGAGATTTTGACAACTTGCTGGATGTCACGTGATGACATGTTGGAGCTTCAATACAAAAATCTTTTCACCTATCACAAGTTGCTGTATTAAATCTTATGTGAAAAACTGCAAAAGAACGGCACATATGCTCAGATAAAAGATGTGCGAGAAAAGACATTGATAGAAAATCCGATCTGGGCATTAATGGGTTAAATGCtacatatttttctgttttaaatgctaTTCATGTTTCTTATCTAATCTGGTAATAAggttgtaaataatataatttttaacagcTACAGAACCAGTTTTCGTGTTTGTAATATCCAATATTGGGAACATTTTGCTATGAATGTCAATTGAGTTCAACCAATAAGAACtgtaaatagtgtaaataaaatcaaagttCTCAAGCACAACTTGTCATAAATCTCGTTGTCTGTGCCTTAAGAGATGCTccaaccaaaaatgaacattttgtaatataaGTTACTCACCTTCATGGGGACCCAGATGAGACTTGTAGAAAAATAATCCATCTCGGAgtttatttctgatttatttattgtacatagAAGGGTCTTCCAAGTTGACGCTTAAAACACAGGACAAACGAACACAACTCTTATCCATACGGCTGCAGTTGATGAACCAATGTTTTCTGAAGCGAAACTATAAGGTGTTTGTGAGAAAAACACTAGTAATATGTTAAACTTCTTACACAATAAACCGCTTCCGGGTAACCGTTAACCGCGCGTTCGTAAGCGCACGCTTGAGGTAAACGTCAGCACGTTTTGAAACGTGATGTATGCGCgttttataattcataaatcGTAATTCCTAATAAATTGTAATCGGTAGATAAAGGCCTAAACATGTAACCTTTCATCAAGCAATACATAAAATCAGGCTTCTTATTTAAACTCCTTCCATTTTTAACGTTGATGGTACTAAAACAAGACTTTAGAATAAAATAtcctaaattatataaaaaataaattattaaataaaatagagtttcaataaaacatcttcaaCAGTAAAGAGTCAAATATTGTTTGCGAGGCAAtaccactgacacacacagagagcaaaTGAAAAAGTCAGAAAGGCTTTATTTGTtacaactgagaaaaaaaaaactcaaggcaGAGTTTATAACAAGGTTTCACAACAATTCTCAAATTTCTCACAAAACAGtaaatgataattataaagaCCAAGAccaagaccaaaaaataaaaaaataaaataaaaaaaatccctgcaTTGCCCTGCAGTCTGTTTGATTCTTTTATACAAAGCCTTCATGAAATTAGCCATCTAactaaaaacaacatttcaaaataaagggaaaaattattattttaccagTCTATATCTGGTTATCAGTAGGTCTTTCTTTGCATAAGGTAACATTGCCAAAgatgccaaaaaataaacaactgaaatcCATTATCAGTTTCAAAAACGAAAATACATGGGCTTATTACAATAATGTCAATGGCTATTTAAGTGGAAATACAAAACCACAATTCTTaagtatatatagaaaaaatagaTACACTATCCCAAAATTCTCCTTTAGAAACCCAAAGCTTTGCAAAGCCATAATGTCAGCAATATCCATTCCTCTGTCTGGAGAGCTGTGGGAGGCTCGGTTATGTTCTTAATTTCCTATGATTAAAGCCGTTCCAACTttctgaaacaattttttttgttttaagtcttGAATTTGATTTTCAAATTGCCCTAAACAGACTGGACATGTGTGCAGTGAAGGGAAAGACAGACTGCTCAGATTACTGGAGCCTTACAGCGGTCCAGGTGAGGAACTGGATCATCTACTGCAAGAGAGGAGTGACAAGAGCAAATCAACACTCAGTCCCATAGagaaatacaaatgttttagCATACATGTAAATTTGAGTTTTTCATAAAACTCAAACAGTTCAAgtgtcatcataaaaaaaaaaaactgtaaaaattatagAGCATTAAAGTTGGGAATGACGGTggtcattttgcatatttaattattctgCCTCTAAGCtttgaaacaaaaatacatcTCTTCAAACCGGCAGTAGTTTAGTACTTTAAACACAACATGATTCTCCGGTAACATAATACATCAGATATGTCTTTCTCTGCAAGTAAACTTCAAATGTTTTCCTTCTAAAACAATCAGTAAGCTTTTGTTTAACATGTTGACAACGTCTTGGCAAATGCAAATTGCTAAGGAGCTTTTCTTTGGATTAGTTTTATAGTTGCTTCAAGTCTTTCAGAAACATCCCATAACACTTATTACGCAAGACACAACATACTGCAGTCTAGTCAGAGCTTGTACACGCACTGCCAAAAGACACAAAGTGCCTATTCAACTGTGCAATTGTATCAAGGCACAAAGCAGTTTTACATCCAGAACATCTGTATTTCTATTCCAGAGTTTTATTGTAACAAAACTGCATAGAATTACTcactttccttttccttttgtaGCACATCATCTCGATCACATAACTGCAAGAGGTAGCATGAAAAAAAACCATACTGACAAAGTTTGGGACAATAACGAATGGTCTTACATTAACTGATGCTCACTGTTTGTCCTCGTATATAAGCTAGATAGCCAGTCTGTGCTAAAATCTGAGTTTAGTCATGGAGAAAGTGTATTAACTGTGCGTGTTGCGTTCCGACAGCATTCCTGTTGAGAGCTTATGGTGTGAGTGTGAAGTGCTCTGTTCGCCTCTCTCCCTGAGTACAGTACGATTATATTGAAGCTGCTGCCAGGCCACCATGCAAATATATCAGAGTAACACTGTACATAATAATCGCAAACTACAGCCTACAAGCTGCCAGCGTATGAAGCCTTATGCCATACAAAAGCCAAAAATATACCCCACAGattatgaaatacaaaacaaaaattgaagTACAAAATATATCATGTTATAAGACACATAATCCAAAAAGAAACTGATTGTTGGATGAACTCCTCTTGGTTTATGTGAAAGGACAGATGGTCAGGGCCGTCTACAGCTTGCCTACATAATAGAGCAGTTGTCTAGTTTGGGTCCAGCctaagagagagaatgagagagagaaatgaatgtaaaactgctGCAAACCTTTGTTTATTACAGTGCTTCTGTTTTACTGCTAATAAATTCctcacaaaacattaaatcataatttaatgtgctaacaaaaaaatctaaataatatcaAAGTAGCAAAGAATGAATCAAATCGATTAAAAGTTTATCGCAACttcattttttcagattttttggtAATCTTTTTAATCgtaaaatttgatttttaaaatacattaaaacgtTGCTACTAagtttttcagatttaatttatattaatttattattatatatatttaattaacttaaaataacactgatttgttcattgatttaaaaagttttaatgttctttttttagtaaCAAAAATCAGattcattaaaattgtttttatttttttaattaagacaaAATAAGGTTACAtggatatatgatttttttattaataattcactCTTAAAGGTATGttctaaatatttgttaaaaaaattaaaataaaattataatatacaataaatacatacacacacacacacatatatatatatatatatatatatatgactacatgcaattaaaaaaaacttttttatttacatttttagtatgtCATCTAACACAAAATatttgaaagttcaaaataaagtgATAGAAATTGTTTAAATACTGGTGCAACTCTACTGTAAATAAAGAATACAAACCTGTCTGCATTTGTCATTGCTCACAATAAAGTGTGAGGGAGAGACAAATGCTTCAGGCAGCCCCCCTCCGCTGCAAAACGAGCGAGATGCACTGGACACTCCAGAGCTGGCCGTcacacagctgctgtttttaTCTGACGGCTGCCCGCACGAGCCACACACCACTGTACGGCTGCGGAGGTTATACTCACTATCCCCGCATGTGCTATGGGCGGCCTGCAGGGGGAGACAGTAAACCGAGAACAACTGAGACTGAGAACGGTAATGGATCTTATTAAAGAGATGAATTCTGCCTGCTCTCAGTTCATTATAGTGCTCTGATTCACTATAAGAAGGCTACACCCAAACAAACCCAACAAACAGCCATTAACATTAACATGTGGTTATGTAACACATTATACACTTTATTCTGTACAGAAAATGTGTTTGCATGCACATTAAAAGATTACTACATTAACTTTTTGAGACATGCTAGTGCTTGCATACcatatcatcatcatcctcatcctggTATAGAGTGCGTGTGACCTTCCTCATGGCCATTTCCTggagaaacacaaataaataaaaaaaaaagggaagtgaATGAGTCACTTGGTTaccataaaaatcaaataaaaccttcaaaaaaaaaaaagctgactgGTTTGATTTAACATTATCCCACCTCCCCACTGGAGCTGATGAGGGTGGTCTGGAACAGATCTCCACTGCCCCAAGAGTTCTGGGTCTTCCACACCAGGTCAGAAGGAGGGTTGTGCATTCCTCCAGCTCCAGAGGCCCAAATCTGACAGCAGAGAGACATTGAAATAAGTCAGGAATTCAAAAGCAACTAAAGGCGACTATAATGTGGTAAATCGATACGTACTGTGACAGTCTGCCCTGCCTTCAGAGTAAATTTTGGTGGGAACTTGTAGACGATGGGAGTGCTGGAACCAATCTGCCTCTTCACCTGCCAGTGACCCATAGTTTGATCCTGGAGGAAGaagattcatttaataaaaactaaataataattaatttctttttattggtcggcAAAGCTCCTTTTCCTTCTCACCTGGTCAGACTTGTTACTGAGCCGTACATATTTGCCTTCCATGTCCACTTCGTCCACGGTCACGCGACCACTGGCAGAGGCCTGCTGGGCGACTCGTGTGCGTGTAACAGTTCCACCGACCACGCTGGAGGCATCGCTGTCGTTATCATTCAAGCGACGTTTTTTAGCACTGCCTGAAGAGGTACGACCGGTGCTGCTCTGGACCACACGTGTATGAGTTCCCGACCCCGAGGAGCGGGTTACAGTCACCCCACGGACAGGAGGAGGACTCGGGGAGAGACGCAGCCTAAACAGGGATAGCGGGACAAAGGATGTGAGAACAGTTTTTGAGTAAATGCATGAGGCTGATATTCACCACAAGTCCTATTGTAAATAGTATAATCATCTTCATTTGAGGGCTTTACTTAGCAAATATTGatatatgcaattaattaatcAGAGCATCATTAATGCTTTTGCTCTTagatttaaaatgattcaaatttaaaattgttttattaatacacttttttttggcttttatttagacattttataaAAGAATTAATCAGAATCATTAATGctgtattaaaaatactaaaactaaaaacagtcttttgtgtatgttttattgatGTTAATTTATCTCAAATTTGTTTCGattttttctaaatgtaataaaaacattaacaaaaaattatgacattaattaatcatttttaaattaatatttcttatctaactttaatattaaaagcatctggaaaaaaatccaacaagcaaaaatgtaatctatttttaataaaaattaaataaatattttattaaataaattataaaataaatattaaaaatgtaatttaaacaacTTTTCAAAACTTATTCAGCAAATACTGTTGctggtaattttaaaaaaatatcatgcaattaatgtgattacaatttttaaagCAATTGACAGCTCTATTATTTACTAGTAGCAACATTTGCATTTGTGCAACAAGCAATATCCCACTGCTCACCTCTCTTCCTCGCCCTCCAGAAGCTTCCGGTAGGCACTGATCTCCATGTCGAGTGCGAGCTTAATGTCCAGCAGCTCCTGATACTCGTCCAACTGTTGCTGCATGCGATGCCTCATTTCGGCCATCTCTTTCTCCTTGTCATCCATACGACGGCGCATCATGTCCCTCTCTCTGGATAGAGCCTCCTCCAGTTCACGGATCTTCGCCTCACGAGCAGACAACTAATGAAGAGAGCCCAATCGtgcaatttaaataatgtaaagaaATG
This genomic stretch from Cyprinus carpio isolate SPL01 chromosome B16, ASM1834038v1, whole genome shotgun sequence harbors:
- the LOC109094578 gene encoding lamin-A-like, coding for METPGQKRSSRGGTTTVLSPTRITRLQEKEDLCNLNDRLAIYIDKVRSLETENAGLRMRITESETEISRELSGMKAAYEAELTDARKTLDSVAKERARLQLELSKVREDYKELKARNSKKEADLESALARLKDLEALLNSKDASLSTALGEKRSLEVEVRDLKAQLAKLEGSLNDAKKQLQDEMLRRVDAENRIQTLKEELEFQKNIYNEELRESKRRHESRVVEIDSGRQDYDSKLSEALTELRNQHEEQLRIYKDEIEKTYNSKLENARQSADRNSHLVGTAHEELQQTRLRLEGVSSQLTQLQKQLSAREAKIRELEEALSRERDMMRRRMDDKEKEMAEMRHRMQQQLDEYQELLDIKLALDMEISAYRKLLEGEEERLRLSPSPPPVRGVTVTRSSGSGTHTRVVQSSTGRTSSGSAKKRRLNDNDSDASSVVGGTVTRTRVAQQASASGRVTVDEVDMEGKYVRLSNKSDQDQTMGHWQVKRQIGSSTPIVYKFPPKFTLKAGQTVTIWASGAGGMHNPPSDLVWKTQNSWGSGDLFQTTLISSSGEEMAMRKVTRTLYQDEDDDDMAAHSTCGDSEYNLRSRTVVCGSCGQPSDKNSSCVTASSGVSSASRSFCSGGGLPEAFVSPSHFIVSNDKCRQAGPKLDNCSIM